A portion of the Pseudorasbora parva isolate DD20220531a chromosome 1, ASM2467924v1, whole genome shotgun sequence genome contains these proteins:
- the ttc5 gene encoding tetratricopeptide repeat protein 5 — protein MAEVDNDGDKTTDKDDLQVLKELVDDLYSFRDRYFETHSVEDAGRKQNDVAQEMAKTLERLEEKEDVYKHSAQFLLLRGRCLNVSPGFSQAAEECLSRAVKLEPGLVEGWNTLGEQYWKKRDLTAAKTCFTGALQQSKNKVSLRSLSMVLRQLPPEGDAQEQSKRIVESVELARQAVQLDVTDGTSWYILGNAYISMFFTSGQNPQLSQQALSAYAQAEKIDKASSMNPDLHFNRATLFQYEEMYSSALDGYSRAAALDPGWEETQEREKQLLKYLDQITMLLENKGKVKARRLRNMLSSLSTSALGPCSSPQFRSPSGHVGSLEPRSLSALTHGHNSGVAALGKVVFSLASEGRMAFTFGMVDSDETCCLVMVYNTADSWGVLIGDTVVIPEPQVKRHSVTHKDKSYDFRSIRVDSPLLLIVNGKKQVTKSQSAAFVTYKPQSE, from the exons ATGGCCGAGGTTGACAATGATGGAGATAAAACAACAGACAAAGATGATTTGCAAGTGTTAAAG GAGCTTGTGGATGATCTGTACTCCTTTAGGGACCGTTACTTTGAGACACACAGTGTTGAAGATGCTGGTAGGAAACAGAATGATGTTGCTCAAGAAATGGCAAAGACTCTTGAGAGGCTGGAGGAAAAGGAAG ATGTGTACAAACACAGTGCCCAGTTCCTGCTGCTGCGGGGTCGGTGTCTGAATGTCTCTCCAGGATTTAGTCAGGCTGCAGAGGAGTGTCTGTCCCGGGCGGTTAAACTGGAAccgggtttggttgagggttggAACACACTGGGAGAGCAGTACTGGAAAAAAAGAGACCTGACGGCGGCCAAGACCTGCTTCACAGGTGCACTGCAGCAG AGTAAGAACAAAGTGTCTCTGAGAAGCCTGTCTATGGTGCTGCGACAGCTGCCACCGGAAGGGGACGCACAGGAGCAGAGCAAGCGCATTGTGGAGAGCGTGGAGCTGGCCAGACAGGCTGTGCAACTGGACGTCACTGATGGGACTTCGTGGT ATATTTTAGGGAACGCATATATCTCCATGTTTTTCACAAGTGGACAGAACCCACAGCTCTCTCAACAGGCTCTCAGTGCCTACGCACAGGCT GAGAAAATAGACAAAGCATCCTCTATGAATCCTGACCTCCACTTTAACAGAGCTACG TTGTTCCAGTATGAGGAGATGTACAGTTCGGCTCTGGATGGATATAGCCGTGCTGCAGCCCTGGACCCTGGCTGGGAAGAAACTCAGGAGAGGGAAAAACAGCTGCTGAAGTACCTAGACCAGATTACAATGTTATTAGAAAACAAG GGAAAAGTAAAAGCGCGGCGTCTTCGTAACATGCTCTCGTCCCTCAGTACCTCCGCCTTGGGCCCGTGCTCTTCCCCTCAGTTCCGGTCTCCTTCGGGACACGTGGGAAGCCTCGAACCCCGCAGCTTATCCGCCCTCACTCACGGACACAACAGTGGGGTGGCAGCACTTGGAAAAGTTGTCTTCAGCCTGGCCTCAGAGGGCCGTATGGCCTT CACTTTTGGCATGGTGGACAGTGATGAGACCTGTTGTCTAGTCATGGTGTACAATACAGCCGACAGCTGGGGTGTTTTAATAGGAGATACTGTAGTCATTCCCGAACCACAGGTCAAACGGCACAGCGTAACACATAAAGACAAG TCATATGACTTCCGAAGTATACGTGTGGACTCTCCCTTGCTCCTCATAGTCAATGGGAAAAAACAGGTGACGAAAAGCCAAAGTGCAGCCTTTGTTACTTACAAACCACAGAGTGAATGA